From the Lathyrus oleraceus cultivar Zhongwan6 chromosome 4, CAAS_Psat_ZW6_1.0, whole genome shotgun sequence genome, one window contains:
- the LOC127135308 gene encoding probable hexokinase-like 2 protein, whose amino-acid sequence MRKEVVVIVSTTLVVVAVGALVRRWKRKKKQQLRKTRNIIQKFAKECATPVTKLWHVADDLVSSMEASLASSNETSSTLNMIISSVTSLPNGEEEGVFYGVNLQGTNLLILRARLGGKDMPVSGLHREEISVPNAVLATTSREIIDFVATEIAKFVSAHPCNEAGTAAKKKKLGFTLSHPVDNAMPFTNHPVGEELVKDINQALKNHGMKMQVFALVDDAVGGLAGGRYYNRDNVAAITLGMSTKAAFAKPAQESELAQSPNSDELIISMEWGNFRSSHLPLTPFDTSLDAESSNPGNGIYEKLISGMYLGDIARRVLLEIAQETALFGSKVPPKLMTPYLLRSPDMAAMHQDTSEDREVVAEKLNEVFGITRSTKMAREVVAEVCDIVSERGARLAGAGILSIIKKLGRIENRKSAVTVEGGLYEHYRIFRNYLHSSVWEMLGDDLSDNVIIEHSHGGSGTGALFLAAAATRTHTQLGDS is encoded by the exons ATGAGAAAGGAAGTAGTGGTGATTGTGAGCACAACTCTTGTTGTGGTAGCAGTGGGTGCATTGGTGAGGAGGTGGAAGCGAAAGAAAAAGCAACAATTGAGAAAAACTAGAAACATCATTCAAAAATTTGCAAAGGAATGTGCCACACCAGTAACAAAGCTTTGGCATGTTGCAGATGATTTGGTGTCTTCCATGGAAGCTTCTCTTGCTTCTTCAAATGAAACTAGTTCAACTCTTAATATGATCATTTCCAGTGTTACATCTCTTCCTAATGG AGAAGAGGAAGGTGTATTTTATGGAGTGAATTTGCAAGGTACGAATTTGTTGATATTGCGCGCACGCCTTGGAGGAAAGGACATGCCTGTCTCTGGTTTACATAGAGAAGAGATTTCTGTCCCCAATGCTGTCTTGGCTACTACGTCTCGG GAGATAATTGATTTTGTTGCTACAGAGATAGCAAAGTTTGTTTCAGCTCATCCTTGTAATGAGGCAGGTACAGCTGCCAAGAAGAAGAAATTGGGCTTCACTCTATCACATCCAGTAGACAATGCTATGCCTTTCACCAACCACCCA GTTGGCGAAGAATTGGTGAAGGACATCAATCAAGCGTTGAAGAATCATGGAATGAAAATGCAAGTTTTTGCACTG GTTGATGACGCTGTCGGAGGTTTGGCCGGAGGAAGATACTACAACCGGGACAATGTGGCTGCAATTACTCTTGGCATGAGCACAAAAGCTGCTTTTGCAAAACCAGCACAAGAAAGTGAGCTTGCACAATCACCCAATTCAGATGAACTG ATAATTAGCATGGAGTGGGGAAACTTCAGATCCTCTCATCTTCCTCTGACGCCATTCGACACTAGTTTAGACGCTGAAAGCTCAAATCCCGGAAATGGG ATTTATGAAAAGCTGATTTCAGGAATGTATTTAGGAGATATCGCGAGACGGGTCTTGTTGGAGATAGCCCAAGAAACAGCCCTATTTGGAAGCAAAGTTCCTCCAAAGTTGATGACTCCTTACTTGCTAAG GTCGCCAGACATGGCTGCAATGCATCAAGATACATCAGAAGATCGCGAAGTAGTAGCAGAGAAACTCAATGAGGTCTTTGGG ATCACTAGAAGCACCAAAATGGCACGCGAAGTGGTTGCCGAGGTCTGCGACATTGTAAGCGAGCGCGGTGCCCGATTAGCCGGAGCTGGAATATTATCCATAATTAAAAAGCTTGGGAGAATTGAAAATAGAAAAAGTGCTGTGACAGTTGAAGGTGGGCTTTATGAACATTACCGCATTTTCAGAAACTACCTTCATAGTAGTGTTTGGGAAATGCTTGGCGATGATCTTTCAGATAATGTTATCATAGAACATTCTCATGGTGGATCTGGAACTGGTGCTTTGTTTCTTGCTGCAGCTGCTACTCGCACTCACACACAACTTGGAGATTCTTGA
- the LOC127136526 gene encoding uncharacterized protein LOC127136526, whose product MTKKQILNDHNPELPDYMKLPYPLFKKRPLQEDEAGLFARFKEMLTKIQKLDKEQVNMTEKCDTILLQTMPKKLKDPGKFTNSCTIGGVEIPHALCYLGSIINLMPLDKAKELNLGEIIPCNVTLTLADLSVTHPHDVLQDVLVHVDELVFPTDFVVVDMKGDTGDLVILGLLFLVTKKALINL is encoded by the exons ATGACTAAGAAACAAATTCTTAATGACCATAACCCAGAGCTACCCGATTACATGAAACTTCCATATCCATTATTTAAGAAGAGACCACTACAGGAAGATGAGGCAGGGTTGTTTGCCAGGTTTAAAGAGATGTTAACCAAGATTCAG AAGCTGGACAAAGAGCAGGTAAATATGACTGAGAAATGTGATACGATATTGCTCCAAACAATGCCAAAAAAATTGAAGGATCCAGGTAAGTTTACCAACTCTTGCACTATTGGTGGGGTAGAGATCCCACATGCTCTATGTTATTTGGGGTCGATTATCAATTTAATGCCTCTTGATAAGGCGAAAGAATTAAATTTGGGAGAGATCATACCATGTAATGTAACTCTCACCTTAGCTGATTTATCTGTTACTCATCCTCATGATGTTTTACAAGATGTGTTAGTACATGTTGACGAACTAGTTTTTCCTACAGATTTTGTGGTAGTAGATATGAAGGGAGACACAGGCGATTTAGTTATTCTCGGACTCCTATTCTTGGTGACCAAAAAAGCGTTAATAAATTTGTAA